The Parambassis ranga chromosome 4, fParRan2.1, whole genome shotgun sequence genome includes the window AAGACAATTAAGGGTTAAAGAGTTCCACAGGAAAAAGTTTTACGACACATTCTTTCATCGAGGAGAAGAATAAGACAATATGGTCTCTACAAATACACACTGCATCTGAGGCTGGTGCATTAAAACAGATAATAAGAAGAACCAAATAAAACATTGACAGGCAGACCTTCACTGTCTGACTGCCAGGTGTTTGTGTAGGAAAGCATCCCTTACACCTCAGAAATGGTTGAGATGTGTCTTCTGTGTTAGCAgtctcttgttttgtaaaagttTCCTGGTTTCAGTGTATCTGTGACACCAGGCTGAGGTCAGTGTCGGGCAGACTTACAGATTTTGTTGTAAACCTCTGGAAAAGCTTCCTTACAGCCCAGCTCATCTCTCAGTCTGTGGTACAGCTGCCCATCAAACATCTCCCAGAACTCCTCTCTGTCCATGTACACATCTGCATACAGCATCTGAAACCTGTAGGTCAATAATACAGTATGTAAATCCTGAAAGAAAATGGGTCATATGTGAGAGGTAGCTTACTACTAAGACTCACCCGTGCACGTCTCTGACAAACTTCTCCAGCTGACGCGTTGATGCTTTAGCTTCAAAATGTTTGACTCTAGGCTCGCCGTAAGCTCCGATATCCACatacagctcctcctcctcgctttTGGGGTGAACCATCCCTCTGCCTGGTGGCAGCAGGAAAGGACACAGCCACAGAGGGTAAACCTgaaacaacacagtgacagatgAGCTGTATAGTACACTGAgtataaacacagagcacgcAGCATGTGTATCTGAGGCTCACATTGATGTCCTGGTGGAAGCGTGTGATGGCGGCCTGCAGATGCTTCATGGGTACCAGCAGGTCCTGGACCACATGGTGCTGCTCATAGAGACGTCTGATGGTTTCCCCTTGAGTGAGCTTTAGCAGAGAGATCTTAGGAGGAACCATCCAGCCGAAAAGCCAGCGGAACACAGGGTTGTTGCCAAATGGAATAATATCCTGAGGAACAGGCGCATAGTTGAATTTATGTGGTTAAATTCCACTCTCTTAGTTTACCAGAGTTAACAAATTCCAATACAACATTTCTGAATCATGTGATTTGCAGACTGTAGCCCGATTCGGCAAACTATCTTTAGATGGCATAATGATATTATGTTTTtatccaccagggggcagtccTATCTCATCCAACACCACCAGGTATAACCAGTAGATGTCAATCACAAATAgtctagggctgcaacgattactcgagtactcaagTAATATTCGGCGAGTatccgagtatcaaaatacttgtttgttgcagccctaaaataGTCAGTTATGGATTTAATCAAAGCAtcagcactttttttctgtatttctctgCACTGTCCAAAAATCAAAAACAGGGCAGAAACAGGCTCCTTCAGTTATCTGTCAAACCAATGCTATGCATAATTCATCACACCATTTACAAAGGATGCCAAGTCCTTCTCTGTAAAGgctaatggtgtgtgtgtgtctgtgtgtgtattacagaATTAGAGCCTTATAAAGAGAGGAGTACACACAGGTTGGTAAGATGATGACAAGCTAAAATCAGACAGATATATGCAGCACTGATATAACCCACagactcgtgtgtgtgtgtttagcgaGTACCTGAAGCTCCCAGAAgatgctgcgtgtgtgtctgtgatagtACTGTCTCAGAGGGATGTATTCATCTCCGGTGGTGTCTCTCTTCAGGTAGCCCTCCACGTGTTTAAAGAACCAGGGTTTAAAGTGCAGGCCGATTCTGTTAATCTGAAGCCAcgcaagaaaaacacaagttaGAGCaggtgtaaaaaataaaagtgcgCACACAAAACTGAACGCCTCACCTTGTCAGGTTCTGCGTGGTCAGACATGGTTCCCGTCATGATGACTGCAGTGTCCAGGCTGTACTGGATGCCCTCAACAAATGTGTTATTCTTGTTCTGTGATACTTCAGTGAAGCGTTTGCAGATGTTCTCCAGTCCTCTGACCGGCTCATAGTGCAGCTTCACCCAGGGCTTAGCCGGGACTATTTTAATCTCAGCTGCAACCAGGAACCCCAGAGTTCCACAGGACCAGGGGACAGCGTGGAACAGGTCCGAGTTCTCCTCCTGTTTGAAGAAGAACAAACTGTCTGTGGTGGAAGATGTGGGCTCGGTTTTCTGGAATACTAACGTTAGGCTTTTTGTCTCACATTAGCAAACCTCACAGCAGAGACCACTGCATCTCCTCACAATACCACAACGAAGGTGATAATGAAGTGATGAAGTGAACTTATTGAACAGACTAAACACTGGTAGACCAGTCCTAGCTTGCTGTGTAGACTTGTGCGATGTAAATGGGGATGAGGGACAAACTGCTGGAACACAGCTACCATGCAAGTTTGGGTTGTGTCTGTTCCTCGCCATATTGTGTGTAACAGCAGAACTCTGTGAGCCCCTATTAGTTAGAATCATGGACTATTTAGGGGCCCAGATGGGACACTGGTCACTGTCAACTATGATACACAACACAGGATAAAATCATCAGTTGTGGTgacatgtgttcattttgttcCTCACCTCAGTGCAGCGCACCAAGCTGCCATCAGCTAGAACCAGTTCATATGCAACGCAGATGTGCTGAAACAGCCCATAAACATGGGAGGACGACTCAATGCCTGTACCCATCACCAAACCACCTGAGAGGGGAGAGACGGACAAAAAGATGTTCTGTAGTAATTTGATTTCTACTTGAGTAAGCAGCATGTCCCtgctgcgagtgtgtgtgtgtgtgtatctgtggaCATCGGGATAAATTAATGTACCACAGCCTGATGGGAAAACATTAGACTGTCGATGCGTAGTTTATGGCATCAGGAAATCCATTAGGAAACCCGATCCTAGGGTGCTTCCTCTGCAGCCATTTCCTCCCAGTTTCATCTTTTGAGCTACAACATGAGTCCTCTAACGCGATTAGAGAAGTCGCTGAGGTCTAAGCAGGATACGGTGATTGATGGAGGAGATACAGATCTACATCGCTGAACAACGAGCTGTGGAAATAATCAGCACATCTCTATATTTCTAGAAACCACACAGGGCCACGTGATGATGATGCCACTCCGAGGAGGATGACCATGAAAACAACATACCCACAGTGAGGTCATCCAGCTCGGGCAGCACTGGCAGCGTCCAGCCAATGGAGGTGAGGAGAGCCGTCACCTGACCCATGTTGGCCAGCGGCTCCACTCTCACCACCTAAAAAACAACAAGGAGGAACCTGTAGTGACTATTtgtcaaaatatataaaactttaaagaa containing:
- the dhcr24 gene encoding delta(24)-sterol reductase; the encoded protein is MDPLLYLGGLLVLFLLWVKVKGVDYVIVHQRWIFVCLFLLPLSVVFDVYYYVRAWLIFKMCSAPKLHDQRVRDIQRQVREWRKEGGKTHMCTGRPGWLTVSLRVGKYKKTHKNIMINMMDILEVDTKRQVVRVEPLANMGQVTALLTSIGWTLPVLPELDDLTVGGLVMGTGIESSSHVYGLFQHICVAYELVLADGSLVRCTEEENSDLFHAVPWSCGTLGFLVAAEIKIVPAKPWVKLHYEPVRGLENICKRFTEVSQNKNNTFVEGIQYSLDTAVIMTGTMSDHAEPDKINRIGLHFKPWFFKHVEGYLKRDTTGDEYIPLRQYYHRHTRSIFWELQDIIPFGNNPVFRWLFGWMVPPKISLLKLTQGETIRRLYEQHHVVQDLLVPMKHLQAAITRFHQDINVYPLWLCPFLLPPGRGMVHPKSEEEELYVDIGAYGEPRVKHFEAKASTRQLEKFVRDVHGFQMLYADVYMDREEFWEMFDGQLYHRLRDELGCKEAFPEVYNKICKSARH